A region of Ornithorhynchus anatinus isolate Pmale09 chromosome 5, mOrnAna1.pri.v4, whole genome shotgun sequence DNA encodes the following proteins:
- the INSYN1 gene encoding inhibitory synaptic factor 1 isoform X2, translating into MTSDILSDSWEFCSFLDVSTPSDSGDGSEQPGGRQPDYRLMNGGVLIPNGPRGETPDSSSEEAFSSAPAPAKGQPQRTPGTRERVRFSDKVLYHALCCDDDEEGEQGEEDGEEEGGGDCGGGGGPPPEAPQTETEATLKPALPPPTCKPRRSPLPSRHVHLAPTLTVGGQPRKVTRNSSTQTVSDKSTQTALPYISAKQKIKGKN; encoded by the coding sequence atgacctctgacattcTCTCCGACAGCTGGGAGTTCTGTTCCTTCCTGGATGTCTCCACACCCTCAGACTCAGGCGACGGGTCCGAGCAGCCTGGGGGCCGGCAGCCCGATTACAGGCTCATGAACGGTGGAGTGCTGATCCCCAATGGGCCTCGCGGAGAGACCCCAGACTCCTCCAGTGAGGAGGCCTTTAGctctgccccagcccccgccAAGGGGCAGCCCCAGCGAACCCCAGGGACCCGTGAGCGGGTGCGCTTCAGTGACAAAGTCCTCTACCATGCCTTGTGCTGTGATGACGATGAGGAGggtgagcagggggaggaggatggggaggaggaagggggtggtgactgcggagggggtggggggccgcctCCAGAGGCCCCCCAGACAGAGACTGAAGCCACCCTTAAacctgctctgccccctcccacctgcaaACCCCGGAGATCCCCCCTCCCTAGCCGGCACGTACACCTGGCCCCCACGCTCACCGTGGGGGGGCAGCCACGGAAGGTCACCAGGAACAGCAGCACACAGACCGTGTCGGATAAAAGCACTCAGACTGCCCTGCCCTACATCTCTGCCAAGCAGAAAATCAAAGGCAAAAACTGA